The proteins below are encoded in one region of Aphelocoma coerulescens isolate FSJ_1873_10779 chromosome 4, UR_Acoe_1.0, whole genome shotgun sequence:
- the GUF1 gene encoding translation factor GUF1, mitochondrial isoform X2, producing MALAGRAVLRWGARLPSPRGAAGAPLCRAAAWLPAWGGRRYSCRGEEKLDMSSYPVESIRNFSIIAHVDHGKSTLADRLLEITGAISKTDRNKQVLDKLQVERERGITVKAQSASLFYNHEGINYLLNLIDTPGHVDFSYEVSRSLSACQGVILVVDANEGVQAQTVANFYLAFEAQLSIIPVINKIDLKNADPERVEKQIEKLFDIPTDECIRISAKQGTNVEKVLQKVIEKIPPPQCNTADPLKALVFDSTFDHYRGVVANIALFGGEIAKGHKIVSAHTKKRYEVNEVGILTPDEQPTQKLYAGQVGYLIAGMKEVAEAQIGDTLFLYKQPVEPLPGFKSAKPMVFAGMYPIDQTEYNNLKSALERLTLNDSSVTVHRDSSLALGAGWRLGFLGLLHMEVFNQRLEQEYNMSVILTAPTVPYKAVLSSAKLIKEYGKDQITIINPAQFPDKLSVSEYLEPTVLGTIVTPHEYIGKIITLCQDRRAVQKDMLYIDENRVMLKYLFPLNEIVVDFYDALKSLSSGYASFDYEDAGYQSADLIKMDILLNGNPVEELATIIHNDKARAAGKLLCERLKETIPRQLFEIAIQAAIGKKIIARETLKAYRKNVVAKCYGGDITRRMKLLKRQAEGKRLMRKIGNVEVPRDAFIRVLKRETDK from the exons ATGGCCCTCGCCGGCAGGGCGGTGCTGCGCTGGGGGGCGCGGCTGCCGAGCCCCCGCGGCGCCGCTGGCGCCCCGCTCTGCCGTGCTGCGGCCTGGCTGCCCGCGTGGGGCGGGCGGCGGTACAGCTGCCGCGGCGAG gaaaaattagATATGTCGTCGTATCCTGTTGAAAGCATTAGAAACTTCAGTATTATAGCTCATGTAGATCATGGCAAAAGTACACTAGCAGACAGATTGCTGGAAATTACAG GAGCAATTTCTAAAACTGACCGTAATAAGCAAGTGCTGGATAAACTGCAAGTGGAACGTGAAAGAGGAATTACGGTTAAAGCCCAATCTGCATCTCTCTTTTACAATCATGAAGGCATAAACTACCTCTTAAATCTTATTGATACGCCA GGGCACGTAGATTTCAGCTATGAAGTATCGCGGTCACTATCTGCCTGTCAAGGTGTCATACTTGTAGTGGATGCAAATGAG GGTGTTCAGGCTCAGACAGTGGCAAACTTCTATCTTGCCTTTGAAGCACAGCTTTCAATAATTCCTGTCATAAATAAG ATTGACTTAAAAAATGCAGACCCTGAAAGAGTTGAAAAACAAATTGAGAAGCTGTTTGATATCCCTACAGATGAATGTATAAGG ATTTCTGCTAAACAAGGAACAAATGTTGAAAAAGTTCTTCAAAAGGTCATTGAGAAGATCCCACC ACCCCAATGTAATACTGCTGATCCATTGAAAGCCTTAGTATTTGACTCTACCTTTGACCACTACCGAGGTGTTGTAGCTAATATTGCCCTCTTTGGTGGGGAGATTGCAAAAGGGCATAAAATTGTGTCAGCACATACAAAGAAAAGATACGAAGTTAATGAAGTTGGAATTCTGACTCCAGATGAACAGCCAACACAGAAGCT CTATGCAGGACAGGTGGGGTACCTGATTGCTGGAATGAAAGAAGTAGCGGAAGCCCAAATAGGAGACACACTGTTTTTGTATAAACAGCCAGTGGAGCCTTTGCCTGGCTTTAAGTCAGCGAAGCCAATGGTTTTTGCAG GAATGTATCCTATAGATCAAACAGAATACAATAATCTGAAAAGTGCTTTGGAAAGGCTGACATTGAATGACTCCAGTGTGACTGTTCATCGTGACAGTAGCCTTGCCTTAGGAGCTGGATGGAG ATTGGGTTTCCTTGGTCTTCTACATATGGAAGTCTTTAATCAACGTTTAGAGCAAGAGTATAACATGTCTGTTATTTTGACTGCACCTACAGTTCCATATAAAGCTGTTCTTTCCTCAGCAAAGTTGATAAAG gagTATGGAAAAGACCAGATTACTATTATCAACCCTGCTCAGTTTCCTGATAAACTTTCAGTATCAGAATATTTGGAGCCAACTGTTCTTGGTACTATTGTAACACCTCATGAATATATCGGGAAAATAATTACGTTGTGCCAG GATCGTAGGGCAGTCCAGAAGGATATGTTGTACATTGATGAAAACAGGGTTATGCTAAAATACCTCTTTCCACTGAATGAAATTGTGGTGGATTTTTATGATGCTCTTAAGTCTCTGTCTTCTGGCTATGCAAG ttttgattATGAAGATGCAGGTTACCAATCAGCAGACCTAATCAAAATGGATATTCTCCTAAATGGAAATCCAGTCGAAGAACTGGCAACTATCATACACAA TGATAAGGCACGTGCTGCTGGCAAACTCCTGTGTGAACGTTTAAAAGAGACTATTCCTAGACAGCTGTTTGAAATAGCTATCCAGGCTGCCATTGGCAAGAAAATCATTGCAAGAGAAAC gcTGAAAGCTTACAGAAAAAATGTTGTGGCAAAATGT taCGGTGGAGACATTACAAGAAGAATGAAGCTTTTAAAGAGGCAAGCAGAAGGCAAGAGGTTGATGAGAAAAATTGGCAATGTGGAGGTTCCAAGAGATGCCTTTATACGTGTTCTAAAGAGAGAAACTGACAAATAG
- the GUF1 gene encoding translation factor GUF1, mitochondrial isoform X4 — MKEVAEAQIGDTLFLYKQPVEPLPGFKSAKPMVFAGMYPIDQTEYNNLKSALERLTLNDSSVTVHRDSSLALGAGWRLGFLGLLHMEVFNQRLEQEYNMSVILTAPTVPYKAVLSSAKLIKEYGKDQITIINPAQFPDKLSVSEYLEPTVLGTIVTPHEYIGKIITLCQDRRAVQKDMLYIDENRVMLKYLFPLNEIVVDFYDALKSLSSGYASFDYEDAGYQSADLIKMDILLNGNPVEELATIIHNDKARAAGKLLCERLKETIPRQLFEIAIQAAIGKKIIARETLKAYRKNVVAKCYGGDITRRMKLLKRQAEGKRLMRKIGNVEVPRDAFIRVLKRETDK; from the exons ATGAAAGAAGTAGCGGAAGCCCAAATAGGAGACACACTGTTTTTGTATAAACAGCCAGTGGAGCCTTTGCCTGGCTTTAAGTCAGCGAAGCCAATGGTTTTTGCAG GAATGTATCCTATAGATCAAACAGAATACAATAATCTGAAAAGTGCTTTGGAAAGGCTGACATTGAATGACTCCAGTGTGACTGTTCATCGTGACAGTAGCCTTGCCTTAGGAGCTGGATGGAG ATTGGGTTTCCTTGGTCTTCTACATATGGAAGTCTTTAATCAACGTTTAGAGCAAGAGTATAACATGTCTGTTATTTTGACTGCACCTACAGTTCCATATAAAGCTGTTCTTTCCTCAGCAAAGTTGATAAAG gagTATGGAAAAGACCAGATTACTATTATCAACCCTGCTCAGTTTCCTGATAAACTTTCAGTATCAGAATATTTGGAGCCAACTGTTCTTGGTACTATTGTAACACCTCATGAATATATCGGGAAAATAATTACGTTGTGCCAG GATCGTAGGGCAGTCCAGAAGGATATGTTGTACATTGATGAAAACAGGGTTATGCTAAAATACCTCTTTCCACTGAATGAAATTGTGGTGGATTTTTATGATGCTCTTAAGTCTCTGTCTTCTGGCTATGCAAG ttttgattATGAAGATGCAGGTTACCAATCAGCAGACCTAATCAAAATGGATATTCTCCTAAATGGAAATCCAGTCGAAGAACTGGCAACTATCATACACAA TGATAAGGCACGTGCTGCTGGCAAACTCCTGTGTGAACGTTTAAAAGAGACTATTCCTAGACAGCTGTTTGAAATAGCTATCCAGGCTGCCATTGGCAAGAAAATCATTGCAAGAGAAAC gcTGAAAGCTTACAGAAAAAATGTTGTGGCAAAATGT taCGGTGGAGACATTACAAGAAGAATGAAGCTTTTAAAGAGGCAAGCAGAAGGCAAGAGGTTGATGAGAAAAATTGGCAATGTGGAGGTTCCAAGAGATGCCTTTATACGTGTTCTAAAGAGAGAAACTGACAAATAG
- the GUF1 gene encoding translation factor GUF1, mitochondrial isoform X3 produces MSSYPVESIRNFSIIAHVDHGKSTLADRLLEITGAISKTDRNKQVLDKLQVERERGITVKAQSASLFYNHEGINYLLNLIDTPGHVDFSYEVSRSLSACQGVILVVDANEGVQAQTVANFYLAFEAQLSIIPVINKFVVLQIDLKNADPERVEKQIEKLFDIPTDECIRISAKQGTNVEKVLQKVIEKIPPPQCNTADPLKALVFDSTFDHYRGVVANIALFGGEIAKGHKIVSAHTKKRYEVNEVGILTPDEQPTQKLYAGQVGYLIAGMKEVAEAQIGDTLFLYKQPVEPLPGFKSAKPMVFAGMYPIDQTEYNNLKSALERLTLNDSSVTVHRDSSLALGAGWRLGFLGLLHMEVFNQRLEQEYNMSVILTAPTVPYKAVLSSAKLIKEYGKDQITIINPAQFPDKLSVSEYLEPTVLGTIVTPHEYIGKIITLCQDRRAVQKDMLYIDENRVMLKYLFPLNEIVVDFYDALKSLSSGYASFDYEDAGYQSADLIKMDILLNGNPVEELATIIHNDKARAAGKLLCERLKETIPRQLFEIAIQAAIGKKIIARETLKAYRKNVVAKCYGGDITRRMKLLKRQAEGKRLMRKIGNVEVPRDAFIRVLKRETDK; encoded by the exons ATGTCGTCGTATCCTGTTGAAAGCATTAGAAACTTCAGTATTATAGCTCATGTAGATCATGGCAAAAGTACACTAGCAGACAGATTGCTGGAAATTACAG GAGCAATTTCTAAAACTGACCGTAATAAGCAAGTGCTGGATAAACTGCAAGTGGAACGTGAAAGAGGAATTACGGTTAAAGCCCAATCTGCATCTCTCTTTTACAATCATGAAGGCATAAACTACCTCTTAAATCTTATTGATACGCCA GGGCACGTAGATTTCAGCTATGAAGTATCGCGGTCACTATCTGCCTGTCAAGGTGTCATACTTGTAGTGGATGCAAATGAG GGTGTTCAGGCTCAGACAGTGGCAAACTTCTATCTTGCCTTTGAAGCACAGCTTTCAATAATTCCTGTCATAAATAAG TTTGTTGTTTTGCAGATTGACTTAAAAAATGCAGACCCTGAAAGAGTTGAAAAACAAATTGAGAAGCTGTTTGATATCCCTACAGATGAATGTATAAGG ATTTCTGCTAAACAAGGAACAAATGTTGAAAAAGTTCTTCAAAAGGTCATTGAGAAGATCCCACC ACCCCAATGTAATACTGCTGATCCATTGAAAGCCTTAGTATTTGACTCTACCTTTGACCACTACCGAGGTGTTGTAGCTAATATTGCCCTCTTTGGTGGGGAGATTGCAAAAGGGCATAAAATTGTGTCAGCACATACAAAGAAAAGATACGAAGTTAATGAAGTTGGAATTCTGACTCCAGATGAACAGCCAACACAGAAGCT CTATGCAGGACAGGTGGGGTACCTGATTGCTGGAATGAAAGAAGTAGCGGAAGCCCAAATAGGAGACACACTGTTTTTGTATAAACAGCCAGTGGAGCCTTTGCCTGGCTTTAAGTCAGCGAAGCCAATGGTTTTTGCAG GAATGTATCCTATAGATCAAACAGAATACAATAATCTGAAAAGTGCTTTGGAAAGGCTGACATTGAATGACTCCAGTGTGACTGTTCATCGTGACAGTAGCCTTGCCTTAGGAGCTGGATGGAG ATTGGGTTTCCTTGGTCTTCTACATATGGAAGTCTTTAATCAACGTTTAGAGCAAGAGTATAACATGTCTGTTATTTTGACTGCACCTACAGTTCCATATAAAGCTGTTCTTTCCTCAGCAAAGTTGATAAAG gagTATGGAAAAGACCAGATTACTATTATCAACCCTGCTCAGTTTCCTGATAAACTTTCAGTATCAGAATATTTGGAGCCAACTGTTCTTGGTACTATTGTAACACCTCATGAATATATCGGGAAAATAATTACGTTGTGCCAG GATCGTAGGGCAGTCCAGAAGGATATGTTGTACATTGATGAAAACAGGGTTATGCTAAAATACCTCTTTCCACTGAATGAAATTGTGGTGGATTTTTATGATGCTCTTAAGTCTCTGTCTTCTGGCTATGCAAG ttttgattATGAAGATGCAGGTTACCAATCAGCAGACCTAATCAAAATGGATATTCTCCTAAATGGAAATCCAGTCGAAGAACTGGCAACTATCATACACAA TGATAAGGCACGTGCTGCTGGCAAACTCCTGTGTGAACGTTTAAAAGAGACTATTCCTAGACAGCTGTTTGAAATAGCTATCCAGGCTGCCATTGGCAAGAAAATCATTGCAAGAGAAAC gcTGAAAGCTTACAGAAAAAATGTTGTGGCAAAATGT taCGGTGGAGACATTACAAGAAGAATGAAGCTTTTAAAGAGGCAAGCAGAAGGCAAGAGGTTGATGAGAAAAATTGGCAATGTGGAGGTTCCAAGAGATGCCTTTATACGTGTTCTAAAGAGAGAAACTGACAAATAG
- the GUF1 gene encoding translation factor GUF1, mitochondrial isoform X1, producing the protein MALAGRAVLRWGARLPSPRGAAGAPLCRAAAWLPAWGGRRYSCRGEEKLDMSSYPVESIRNFSIIAHVDHGKSTLADRLLEITGAISKTDRNKQVLDKLQVERERGITVKAQSASLFYNHEGINYLLNLIDTPGHVDFSYEVSRSLSACQGVILVVDANEGVQAQTVANFYLAFEAQLSIIPVINKFVVLQIDLKNADPERVEKQIEKLFDIPTDECIRISAKQGTNVEKVLQKVIEKIPPPQCNTADPLKALVFDSTFDHYRGVVANIALFGGEIAKGHKIVSAHTKKRYEVNEVGILTPDEQPTQKLYAGQVGYLIAGMKEVAEAQIGDTLFLYKQPVEPLPGFKSAKPMVFAGMYPIDQTEYNNLKSALERLTLNDSSVTVHRDSSLALGAGWRLGFLGLLHMEVFNQRLEQEYNMSVILTAPTVPYKAVLSSAKLIKEYGKDQITIINPAQFPDKLSVSEYLEPTVLGTIVTPHEYIGKIITLCQDRRAVQKDMLYIDENRVMLKYLFPLNEIVVDFYDALKSLSSGYASFDYEDAGYQSADLIKMDILLNGNPVEELATIIHNDKARAAGKLLCERLKETIPRQLFEIAIQAAIGKKIIARETLKAYRKNVVAKCYGGDITRRMKLLKRQAEGKRLMRKIGNVEVPRDAFIRVLKRETDK; encoded by the exons ATGGCCCTCGCCGGCAGGGCGGTGCTGCGCTGGGGGGCGCGGCTGCCGAGCCCCCGCGGCGCCGCTGGCGCCCCGCTCTGCCGTGCTGCGGCCTGGCTGCCCGCGTGGGGCGGGCGGCGGTACAGCTGCCGCGGCGAG gaaaaattagATATGTCGTCGTATCCTGTTGAAAGCATTAGAAACTTCAGTATTATAGCTCATGTAGATCATGGCAAAAGTACACTAGCAGACAGATTGCTGGAAATTACAG GAGCAATTTCTAAAACTGACCGTAATAAGCAAGTGCTGGATAAACTGCAAGTGGAACGTGAAAGAGGAATTACGGTTAAAGCCCAATCTGCATCTCTCTTTTACAATCATGAAGGCATAAACTACCTCTTAAATCTTATTGATACGCCA GGGCACGTAGATTTCAGCTATGAAGTATCGCGGTCACTATCTGCCTGTCAAGGTGTCATACTTGTAGTGGATGCAAATGAG GGTGTTCAGGCTCAGACAGTGGCAAACTTCTATCTTGCCTTTGAAGCACAGCTTTCAATAATTCCTGTCATAAATAAG TTTGTTGTTTTGCAGATTGACTTAAAAAATGCAGACCCTGAAAGAGTTGAAAAACAAATTGAGAAGCTGTTTGATATCCCTACAGATGAATGTATAAGG ATTTCTGCTAAACAAGGAACAAATGTTGAAAAAGTTCTTCAAAAGGTCATTGAGAAGATCCCACC ACCCCAATGTAATACTGCTGATCCATTGAAAGCCTTAGTATTTGACTCTACCTTTGACCACTACCGAGGTGTTGTAGCTAATATTGCCCTCTTTGGTGGGGAGATTGCAAAAGGGCATAAAATTGTGTCAGCACATACAAAGAAAAGATACGAAGTTAATGAAGTTGGAATTCTGACTCCAGATGAACAGCCAACACAGAAGCT CTATGCAGGACAGGTGGGGTACCTGATTGCTGGAATGAAAGAAGTAGCGGAAGCCCAAATAGGAGACACACTGTTTTTGTATAAACAGCCAGTGGAGCCTTTGCCTGGCTTTAAGTCAGCGAAGCCAATGGTTTTTGCAG GAATGTATCCTATAGATCAAACAGAATACAATAATCTGAAAAGTGCTTTGGAAAGGCTGACATTGAATGACTCCAGTGTGACTGTTCATCGTGACAGTAGCCTTGCCTTAGGAGCTGGATGGAG ATTGGGTTTCCTTGGTCTTCTACATATGGAAGTCTTTAATCAACGTTTAGAGCAAGAGTATAACATGTCTGTTATTTTGACTGCACCTACAGTTCCATATAAAGCTGTTCTTTCCTCAGCAAAGTTGATAAAG gagTATGGAAAAGACCAGATTACTATTATCAACCCTGCTCAGTTTCCTGATAAACTTTCAGTATCAGAATATTTGGAGCCAACTGTTCTTGGTACTATTGTAACACCTCATGAATATATCGGGAAAATAATTACGTTGTGCCAG GATCGTAGGGCAGTCCAGAAGGATATGTTGTACATTGATGAAAACAGGGTTATGCTAAAATACCTCTTTCCACTGAATGAAATTGTGGTGGATTTTTATGATGCTCTTAAGTCTCTGTCTTCTGGCTATGCAAG ttttgattATGAAGATGCAGGTTACCAATCAGCAGACCTAATCAAAATGGATATTCTCCTAAATGGAAATCCAGTCGAAGAACTGGCAACTATCATACACAA TGATAAGGCACGTGCTGCTGGCAAACTCCTGTGTGAACGTTTAAAAGAGACTATTCCTAGACAGCTGTTTGAAATAGCTATCCAGGCTGCCATTGGCAAGAAAATCATTGCAAGAGAAAC gcTGAAAGCTTACAGAAAAAATGTTGTGGCAAAATGT taCGGTGGAGACATTACAAGAAGAATGAAGCTTTTAAAGAGGCAAGCAGAAGGCAAGAGGTTGATGAGAAAAATTGGCAATGTGGAGGTTCCAAGAGATGCCTTTATACGTGTTCTAAAGAGAGAAACTGACAAATAG